One segment of Leptospirillum ferrooxidans C2-3 DNA contains the following:
- a CDS encoding bifunctional diguanylate cyclase/phosphodiesterase, with protein MKQHKNWSGLPMGIAMAGVVLLFSGWVLLLIFWHLTREKSHVDNRIRTGAQILSTLDSTDIALQILASNGSVHFFSPEILSGWAVQVHSEIESVMDLPFSWTPSDRILINRLDRAWARLFRAIQAPGTSRQGHLFGTIHEIILTRQSISRRASHSIKRLEKVSRGLSRTLVLIEAGIVSVGMSAFALFSLSLYFFRRTVTSLDRVSVAKSYLSAILEAVPTSLLLKDSKGGWLLANKAALDVFGLDESSWKNRTDREMARENPVYQEFFSACQNLERQVMEKNEKTVSIETVTGKDGLSIKMEVTRIPLMNPDGTPLGIVVSGYDMTDRIREEQEILHLKAINEVLSAVDEMILGVPESSPLFEFVCNAMTSRFPRSLSCWIAELDPEGILRQKAFCGIFGENSEEDGRKSLQDLERGLSLEALETGKSRLWRDPSPEDHLIRSGASVPFFRGGRVAGLMKLGTLEEGLFSPEMLRLLESIARSLSFALDNLDRENSRKQSEEGRKQLASLYEALSRINRLTAEVPSPEVLYRETVRIAVETAGLALGWIGLLREDKRLDFIVVEGRSKGYAEGLVISSDPDIPEGQGPGGQALRTGDPVIYPNFSSNPSFAPWLQKAERFDLSSSANFSFSREGKVIGVMGLYYDRLHSFFPEQIDLFRQFASTLSFALDNWDRESLRKTNEANMELAASVALNTHEGVVIANSEMRVLAMNRAFTGMTGIAEPEFIGKPLEQLPLLENGKDFWQDIQEKATVDGSWKGEVSIASESGTFLRGLLTINAVRNSDGVPTHYVAVFTDITRIKDEQARLEYLSFHDPLTGLPNRRAFSDRVEKALRMAKRSGNRVLVAILDLDGFKEVNDRFGHETGDRFLVEVSDHIKAVLRENDILARLGGDEFGLLIESIGISDGIDEIMDRFVQAMNFPFQVEDYAITLSGSIGIAVFPEDGEDAERLLSHADLALYQAKERGKNQWVAYEPSLQEDLDRSSRVRGDLRMALETPGALFLQYQPQVNIRTGKVVSFEALLRWNHPERGVLCAEEFIDIVEADAPLISALGRMVIRNVLCQLEKWKGLGWDDPVSVNVGALHFLDSGFLDEWSGLWKDFPGIPRSAVNIEISESAVLRDLSASRVLIEALRDSGTGVILGGFGSGSSSLTGLSGLSVSKIAMDRSVTRTLLSDPYSIAIVSGVLSMAGMMKVPLLLGEVEYFEQGILFLASGGSLVQGHAVGLPQNPETLPAWMDSFSLPEDWFFWADLTWPSGEIDLLRAALEQKRQFRMWMENPKGTRMCFDEIRESRCFWESFIAGEGRERFGSRMEFQEIKKISRHFHESLDGLSLMAPEKGASSTMKDLLSDQREMIRLLGKLVS; from the coding sequence ATGAAGCAGCACAAAAATTGGTCGGGACTTCCCATGGGGATTGCCATGGCAGGTGTAGTCCTTCTTTTTTCGGGATGGGTTCTGTTGCTGATTTTCTGGCATTTGACCCGCGAGAAGAGCCATGTCGACAACCGGATCCGTACAGGAGCCCAGATTCTCTCAACGCTCGACTCGACCGATATTGCCCTTCAGATTTTGGCATCGAATGGATCTGTCCATTTTTTTTCCCCGGAGATCCTTTCAGGATGGGCCGTCCAGGTTCACAGCGAAATCGAAAGTGTTATGGATTTGCCGTTTTCGTGGACACCATCCGACCGGATTCTGATCAACAGGCTCGACCGGGCATGGGCAAGACTGTTCAGGGCAATCCAGGCCCCCGGCACATCCCGTCAGGGACACCTGTTCGGGACCATCCACGAGATTATCCTGACCAGGCAATCGATCTCGAGAAGGGCCTCGCATTCGATCAAGCGACTCGAGAAAGTCTCTCGGGGACTTTCCAGGACACTTGTCTTGATCGAGGCGGGAATCGTGAGTGTGGGGATGAGCGCATTTGCGCTGTTTTCCCTCTCGCTGTACTTTTTTCGAAGAACCGTTACCTCCCTTGACCGGGTCTCCGTGGCGAAGTCCTACCTTTCGGCCATTCTGGAAGCGGTTCCGACCTCCCTCCTCCTGAAGGATTCGAAGGGAGGCTGGCTTCTGGCCAACAAGGCCGCACTCGATGTTTTTGGTCTTGACGAGAGCTCTTGGAAAAACCGGACCGACCGGGAAATGGCCCGTGAGAATCCTGTTTATCAGGAGTTTTTTTCAGCTTGCCAAAATCTCGAGCGGCAGGTCATGGAAAAAAATGAAAAAACGGTTTCGATCGAAACCGTAACGGGCAAAGACGGTCTATCCATCAAGATGGAAGTGACCCGGATCCCGCTCATGAATCCGGACGGGACCCCCCTGGGAATCGTGGTCAGCGGTTATGACATGACGGACAGGATCCGGGAAGAACAGGAAATTCTTCATCTGAAGGCCATCAATGAAGTTCTGTCCGCTGTGGATGAGATGATTCTTGGGGTTCCCGAGTCTTCCCCGCTTTTTGAGTTTGTCTGCAATGCGATGACCTCTCGTTTTCCTCGCTCCCTGAGCTGTTGGATCGCTGAACTGGACCCTGAGGGAATTCTCCGCCAGAAAGCCTTTTGCGGCATCTTTGGGGAAAATTCGGAAGAAGACGGCAGAAAGTCTCTTCAGGATCTGGAAAGGGGGCTTTCCCTGGAAGCGCTTGAAACCGGAAAGAGCCGGTTATGGAGAGATCCTTCTCCGGAAGATCATCTGATCCGTTCGGGCGCCTCTGTTCCTTTTTTTCGAGGGGGCCGGGTTGCGGGACTCATGAAGTTAGGCACTTTGGAGGAGGGGCTCTTTTCTCCTGAAATGCTCCGGTTGCTGGAAAGCATAGCCCGAAGCCTGTCTTTTGCCCTGGACAATCTGGACCGGGAAAACAGCCGTAAACAGAGCGAAGAGGGCCGGAAGCAGCTTGCTTCTCTCTATGAGGCGCTCTCCCGGATCAATCGCCTGACGGCGGAGGTACCCTCTCCGGAAGTCCTCTACCGGGAGACGGTCCGGATCGCGGTTGAAACAGCCGGTCTTGCCCTTGGGTGGATTGGCCTCCTCAGGGAGGATAAAAGGCTCGATTTTATCGTGGTGGAAGGTCGTTCCAAGGGGTATGCCGAAGGGTTGGTGATCTCTTCCGATCCGGATATTCCTGAAGGACAGGGACCGGGAGGGCAGGCCTTGCGGACAGGGGATCCGGTAATCTACCCGAACTTTTCCTCGAACCCGTCTTTTGCTCCATGGCTTCAGAAGGCCGAACGCTTCGATCTGTCGTCGAGTGCCAATTTTTCCTTTTCAAGGGAAGGCAAGGTTATCGGGGTGATGGGGCTTTATTACGATCGCCTGCACTCCTTTTTTCCGGAACAGATCGACCTGTTCCGACAATTCGCATCAACCCTTTCTTTTGCCCTTGATAACTGGGACAGGGAAAGTCTCCGCAAGACAAACGAGGCCAATATGGAACTTGCAGCCTCTGTGGCACTGAATACGCATGAAGGGGTGGTGATCGCCAACTCCGAAATGCGCGTTCTTGCAATGAACCGGGCCTTTACCGGCATGACGGGGATCGCTGAACCGGAATTCATCGGGAAACCCCTGGAACAGCTCCCTCTCCTGGAAAACGGAAAGGACTTTTGGCAGGACATTCAGGAGAAGGCAACCGTGGATGGGTCCTGGAAAGGGGAAGTTTCTATCGCTTCTGAGAGCGGAACCTTCCTTCGGGGGCTTTTGACCATCAACGCCGTCAGGAATTCCGACGGGGTGCCGACCCATTATGTCGCCGTTTTTACCGACATCACCCGGATCAAGGATGAACAGGCCAGACTCGAGTATCTTTCTTTCCATGATCCCCTCACGGGACTCCCGAACAGGAGGGCTTTCTCCGACCGGGTGGAGAAAGCGCTAAGAATGGCCAAAAGGAGTGGAAACCGGGTATTGGTGGCCATTCTGGATCTGGACGGTTTCAAGGAGGTCAACGACCGGTTCGGCCATGAAACCGGAGACAGGTTTCTTGTCGAGGTATCGGATCACATAAAAGCCGTTTTGAGGGAAAATGATATTCTTGCCCGTCTGGGCGGGGACGAATTTGGACTTTTGATCGAATCCATCGGGATCTCCGATGGAATTGATGAAATCATGGACCGCTTTGTTCAGGCGATGAACTTCCCCTTTCAAGTGGAAGACTATGCCATCACCCTTTCCGGCAGTATCGGTATTGCGGTTTTCCCGGAAGACGGAGAGGATGCCGAAAGGCTATTGTCACACGCCGATCTTGCCTTGTATCAGGCCAAGGAACGCGGAAAGAACCAATGGGTGGCCTATGAGCCATCGCTGCAGGAGGATCTCGACCGATCTTCCCGCGTTCGGGGAGATCTGCGAATGGCTCTGGAAACTCCAGGGGCGCTGTTTCTCCAGTACCAGCCGCAAGTGAATATCCGGACAGGGAAAGTGGTCAGCTTCGAGGCTCTTCTGAGGTGGAACCATCCCGAGAGGGGAGTTCTTTGCGCGGAGGAGTTCATCGATATCGTTGAAGCCGATGCTCCGCTGATTTCGGCTCTTGGGAGAATGGTCATCCGGAATGTTCTGTGCCAACTGGAAAAATGGAAAGGGCTTGGGTGGGATGATCCCGTTTCCGTCAATGTCGGAGCGCTTCATTTCCTGGATTCAGGGTTCCTGGACGAGTGGAGTGGCTTGTGGAAAGATTTTCCGGGAATTCCCCGAAGCGCTGTCAATATCGAAATTTCCGAATCTGCGGTGCTTCGCGATCTTTCAGCATCGCGTGTCTTGATCGAAGCGTTGAGGGATAGCGGCACCGGGGTCATTCTGGGCGGTTTTGGAAGCGGAAGCTCCTCCCTGACGGGACTTTCCGGCCTGAGCGTTTCCAAAATCGCAATGGATCGATCGGTGACCCGGACACTTCTTTCCGATCCTTATTCCATCGCGATTGTCTCGGGGGTATTGTCCATGGCGGGTATGATGAAGGTCCCCCTTCTCCTGGGAGAGGTGGAATATTTTGAGCAGGGGATCCTGTTTTTGGCCTCCGGAGGGAGCCTTGTTCAGGGCCATGCGGTGGGTCTTCCCCAGAATCCGGAGACTCTTCCGGCATGGATGGATTCCTTTTCCCTTCCGGAGGACTGGTTCTTCTGGGCCGACCTCACCTGGCCTTCAGGGGAGATTGACCTTTTACGGGCGGCATTGGAACAAAAAAGGCAATTCCGCATGTGGATGGAAAATCCGAAAGGGACCAGGATGTGTTTTGATGAGATCCGGGAGAGCCGGTGCTTTTGGGAGTCTTTTATCGCCGGGGAAGGCAGGGAAAGATTCGGATCCCGCATGGAGTTTCAGGAGATCAAAAAAATCTCCCGCCATTTTCACGAATCACTCGACGGGTTATCCTTGATGGCTCCGGAGAAGGGGGCATCCTCTACTATGAAGGATCTGCTGTCCGATCAGAGGGAAATGATCCGCCTCCTCGGGAAACTGGTTTCCTGA
- a CDS encoding DEAD/DEAH box helicase, with protein MKDQKNLTSEEFFSSLDPLERYVLGALFLLGEVESKIKIVKILATPGLPRPSEDEPWSIEVLERISSRLDLPRWRAGKDGWMDDNGLIALSLREIFSRPEGATLARAIRSSIVSEYQENNAYANVSSGTFFQQLFLAFYSNNPAYFQKLLAQAERAFDASRWMAPFTNHLLETHLPAGWIASLDESLQRYVLMLKIDSLARRGFVTSGIESAIGHARTIVGSIEGRPLRSVLLRLGLTAGHMSWVSRFPDIEPPSSFVVSGIRGWEAFFREEFESSALLFREMTAEYRKIVGKRKILPEDPYGLFYALSLFLLDRKSKLRQTELPRLFDLLDNGSTWSYEGYKAIMALDLSQSGLDGDAQILIEDLWKRPVFEEPLSRAILSLALLILLPDKARKHKDTFFSEFLNFRDVMPLPAGIYAEILLRLGETSGEIEAFRKEEKIDFLLHPFLNLFPKDNAWERSLTGIESLLGEKADLEEKRERRIAWLLDIKRLQAFPVEQSFKKGEWRGVKPIALKRIQAQDSSLPLSEEDKAVAKTIRSYSYGYYGKVDYATDPYDSILALVGHPALYLADSPATRIELVGSLPELVITEVKDGYRLDLSHRSETPSVCLERLSATRYRAIELSKAFVSMGARIPNTGLLVPKEARNRVISILQQQVPFLSVRAEITESDLPAVEGKTIPVLQIEPLDLGLAITVGVRPFGAEGHFFPAGGGGRLVNGIQGGKTVHVRRNLEEELSFLSRLLDSLPVLAGRPPEGQTYLLDDPEEALQLLLELQETPHPREIEWPKGETLKVSSPVTSKKLHLEIREARDWFDIDGKVEVDQDLVIGMKDLLSALKESRGRFVPLGEGRFLTLTERLKSQLERFREVSEEEKGGQRVSHLGTLAIDEMLSEAGSVTGDKKWKAFRERIRKAADYTPSLPSTLQAELRDYQLEGFLWMSRLAEWGAGACLADDMGLGKTVQAIAVMLDRAPSGPIIVVAPTSVCSNWSAEIARFAPSLNVHVLREAQDRISRVEGLGPLDVLIASYGLLAMEEELLSKTSWTMAVFDEAQAFKNAETKRAQAARKIQADFRLALSGTPIENDLDELWSLFSAINPLLLGSRERFQSRFSGPIERGKDTRVLASLRSLVRPFMLRRTKSMVLSELPPRTEVTIKVELPSDERVFYEALRQSALEALSSLGEEKGVQRIHILAEITKLRRALCHPSLVDPGSLLPGAKLTAFLELSDELLKNRHKALVFSQFTGQLEQVAKALDARGISYQYLDGSTSPKEREKRVSDFQSGKGDLFLISLRAGGTGLNLTAADYVIHLDPWWNPAVEDQASDRAHRIGQQRPVTIYRLIATQSIEEKILDLHKRKRDLASDLLEGSEMTGRLTNEDLIALIGI; from the coding sequence TTGAAAGACCAAAAAAATCTGACTTCGGAAGAATTCTTTTCCTCTCTTGACCCCCTTGAGCGATATGTTCTCGGAGCGCTCTTCTTGCTGGGAGAGGTGGAATCAAAAATAAAAATCGTCAAGATTCTGGCTACCCCTGGTCTGCCACGGCCATCGGAAGATGAGCCATGGAGCATTGAGGTTCTGGAGAGAATCAGTTCCCGTCTTGATCTTCCCCGCTGGCGAGCAGGGAAGGATGGCTGGATGGATGACAATGGGTTGATCGCATTGTCTCTTCGGGAGATCTTTTCCCGACCCGAAGGGGCCACTCTTGCCAGGGCCATCCGTTCGTCCATCGTATCGGAATACCAGGAAAACAATGCCTATGCCAACGTTTCGAGCGGGACGTTTTTTCAACAGCTTTTTTTGGCTTTTTACTCGAACAATCCGGCATATTTCCAGAAGCTCCTTGCCCAGGCGGAGAGAGCCTTTGATGCTTCCAGATGGATGGCTCCCTTCACGAACCACCTTTTAGAGACCCATCTTCCCGCCGGATGGATCGCCTCTCTGGACGAATCCCTTCAGAGGTATGTCCTTATGCTCAAGATCGATTCTCTTGCCAGGAGGGGATTTGTCACTTCTGGAATCGAGTCTGCCATTGGCCATGCGCGGACGATCGTGGGCTCCATTGAGGGGCGTCCACTCCGCTCCGTCCTTCTCCGTCTTGGCTTGACAGCCGGTCACATGTCCTGGGTTTCCCGGTTTCCCGATATCGAGCCTCCGTCAAGCTTTGTTGTTTCCGGAATCCGGGGCTGGGAGGCTTTTTTCCGTGAGGAGTTCGAGTCCAGCGCACTTCTGTTCCGGGAGATGACTGCCGAATACCGGAAGATTGTTGGCAAAAGGAAAATTCTTCCCGAGGACCCCTACGGTCTTTTCTACGCCCTCTCTCTTTTCCTTCTGGACAGGAAAAGCAAGCTTCGACAGACCGAACTTCCCAGGCTTTTCGATCTTCTGGACAACGGGAGTACATGGAGCTATGAGGGCTACAAGGCGATCATGGCCCTGGATCTCTCCCAGTCCGGTCTCGATGGAGACGCGCAGATTCTGATCGAAGATCTCTGGAAGAGGCCTGTTTTTGAAGAGCCGCTTTCAAGGGCTATTCTGTCTCTTGCCCTCCTGATTCTGCTGCCTGACAAGGCCCGGAAGCACAAGGACACATTTTTTTCCGAATTTCTGAACTTTCGGGATGTGATGCCCCTTCCTGCCGGCATCTATGCCGAAATTCTCCTGCGGCTGGGAGAGACGTCCGGGGAGATCGAGGCGTTCAGGAAAGAGGAAAAAATCGACTTTCTTCTCCATCCGTTCCTGAATCTTTTCCCGAAGGACAACGCCTGGGAGAGGAGTCTCACCGGCATTGAATCTCTTCTTGGGGAAAAGGCTGATCTGGAGGAAAAACGGGAGCGGAGGATTGCATGGCTTCTGGATATCAAACGTCTTCAGGCCTTTCCTGTCGAACAGAGCTTCAAGAAGGGGGAGTGGAGAGGGGTCAAGCCGATCGCCCTCAAGAGGATCCAGGCCCAGGATTCATCCCTTCCATTATCGGAAGAGGACAAGGCGGTGGCCAAAACAATCCGGAGCTATTCCTATGGATACTATGGAAAGGTCGATTATGCGACCGATCCATACGACTCGATTCTGGCTCTGGTCGGACACCCGGCACTCTATCTTGCCGACAGTCCAGCCACCAGGATCGAGCTTGTCGGCTCTCTTCCGGAACTTGTGATCACCGAGGTCAAGGATGGATACCGTCTCGATCTTTCCCATCGGAGTGAGACTCCTTCCGTCTGTCTCGAACGGCTCTCCGCAACCCGCTATCGGGCGATCGAACTCTCCAAAGCGTTTGTTTCCATGGGAGCCCGGATTCCGAATACGGGGCTTCTGGTCCCGAAGGAAGCCCGGAACCGTGTCATTTCCATCCTCCAGCAACAGGTCCCCTTCCTCTCTGTGAGGGCCGAGATCACCGAATCCGATCTTCCGGCGGTGGAAGGGAAAACGATTCCGGTCCTTCAGATCGAGCCTCTGGACCTGGGTCTTGCGATCACGGTGGGGGTACGGCCATTCGGAGCCGAAGGGCACTTCTTTCCGGCGGGGGGCGGAGGGAGGCTTGTCAACGGGATACAGGGCGGAAAAACCGTTCACGTACGCCGGAACCTTGAGGAGGAGCTGTCCTTCCTTTCTCGTCTTCTGGATTCTCTGCCGGTCCTTGCGGGCCGCCCGCCCGAAGGTCAGACCTACCTTCTCGACGATCCGGAAGAGGCTCTACAGCTTCTTCTCGAACTTCAGGAGACGCCTCATCCCCGGGAAATCGAATGGCCCAAGGGGGAGACGCTGAAGGTCAGTTCCCCCGTGACCTCCAAAAAACTTCATCTTGAGATTCGTGAAGCCAGGGACTGGTTCGACATTGACGGCAAGGTGGAGGTCGACCAGGATCTGGTCATCGGGATGAAGGACCTCCTGTCGGCCCTCAAGGAGTCCCGCGGTCGATTTGTCCCTCTGGGAGAGGGGAGGTTCCTGACCCTGACCGAGCGGCTCAAATCCCAGCTTGAAAGGTTCCGTGAGGTTTCCGAGGAGGAAAAGGGCGGACAGAGGGTCAGCCATCTTGGGACTCTGGCGATTGATGAGATGCTCTCGGAGGCCGGGTCTGTGACCGGGGACAAGAAATGGAAGGCCTTCAGGGAACGGATCCGGAAAGCGGCCGATTACACTCCCTCCCTCCCTTCGACCCTTCAGGCCGAACTTCGGGATTATCAGCTCGAAGGGTTTCTGTGGATGAGCCGGCTGGCCGAGTGGGGGGCAGGGGCCTGTCTGGCCGACGACATGGGGCTCGGGAAGACGGTCCAGGCGATTGCGGTGATGCTCGACCGGGCCCCCTCCGGCCCGATTATCGTTGTTGCGCCAACCTCGGTCTGCAGCAACTGGAGTGCGGAGATCGCACGCTTTGCCCCCTCCCTCAATGTCCACGTCCTGAGGGAAGCCCAGGACAGGATCTCCCGCGTCGAGGGGCTTGGACCGCTTGATGTCCTGATTGCCAGTTACGGACTCCTTGCCATGGAGGAGGAACTCTTGTCGAAGACGTCCTGGACGATGGCTGTTTTCGACGAGGCCCAGGCGTTCAAGAATGCCGAGACAAAACGGGCCCAGGCGGCCAGAAAGATTCAGGCGGATTTTCGGCTGGCCCTTTCCGGAACGCCGATCGAGAATGATCTCGATGAGCTGTGGAGTCTTTTCAGCGCGATCAACCCTCTTCTTCTGGGCTCCAGGGAGCGTTTCCAGTCGAGATTTTCCGGCCCCATCGAACGGGGGAAGGATACCCGTGTCCTGGCCTCCCTTCGTTCACTGGTCCGTCCCTTTATGTTGAGAAGGACCAAGAGCATGGTTCTTTCGGAGCTTCCGCCCAGGACCGAGGTCACGATCAAGGTCGAGCTTCCCTCCGATGAGCGTGTCTTTTACGAGGCCCTCAGGCAGAGCGCTCTTGAGGCCCTTTCCAGTCTCGGAGAGGAGAAGGGGGTCCAACGGATCCATATTCTGGCGGAGATTACCAAGCTCAGGCGGGCCCTCTGTCATCCCTCCCTTGTCGATCCGGGATCCCTTCTGCCGGGAGCCAAGCTTACCGCTTTCCTGGAGCTGTCGGACGAACTTCTGAAGAATCGCCACAAGGCGCTTGTCTTCAGCCAGTTCACCGGTCAGCTTGAGCAGGTGGCCAAGGCTCTGGATGCCAGGGGAATATCCTACCAGTATCTCGATGGGAGCACTTCTCCGAAGGAGCGGGAAAAGCGGGTCAGCGATTTCCAGTCCGGAAAGGGAGATCTTTTTCTGATCAGCCTTCGGGCGGGTGGAACGGGGCTCAACCTCACGGCTGCCGACTATGTGATCCATCTCGACCCCTGGTGGAATCCGGCGGTGGAGGATCAGGCTTCAGACCGGGCCCACCGGATCGGACAGCAGAGGCCGGTGACCATTTACCGGCTGATTGCGACCCAGAGCATCGAGGAAAAGATCCTCGATCTTCATAAGAGGAAGCGCGACCTGGCATCCGATCTCCTGGAGGGATCGGAGATGACCGGCCGGCTGACGAATGAGGATCTGATCGCCCTGATCGGAATCTGA
- a CDS encoding diguanylate cyclase domain-containing protein, with protein sequence MIEGMETIIPPYSENDSVFEIGFFKKIAEGAPVGILLADSVTRQVVYANPAFVRITGYPESEVLGRNCSFLQGSDTDQAEIRQIRQALSSGTSFHGVLRNYRKDGSLFYNELSISPVTNSDGAVQYFVGYQQDVTQEKRRTLFLEMLIGIGELLNETLFEQSNESILEIVNEQIIRTSLFHIASVSEVKGTNEICYLSAVGPGVSSVPAVCGNPAAGPCPLTLRAWGSNEIAFDNHYPDNPERQAIKGVMVEQKWYSAVIVPIVTAGKMSYGLGFVSALYGVFDAEAISSLQRIKTMIEDFFARKLEFLSRVELSKRDPMTGLVNRMAFGEIFSEVLFRTRQKETLTAIVYVDLDGFKVINDSYGHEAGDRVLTVVGERLRHVIRAGDTAVRLGGDEFLLLLEGMDSLPEIDSFLERIAGVIGMPIVWKDVQFTIQASFGVTIFPTDSGDVDALLHHADQAMYIHKRSDRQTRGPYVLYDPLENSFHRK encoded by the coding sequence ATGATTGAAGGTATGGAAACGATCATTCCTCCTTATTCTGAAAACGATTCCGTTTTTGAAATCGGCTTCTTCAAAAAGATAGCGGAAGGGGCCCCTGTAGGCATTCTTCTGGCGGATTCAGTCACTCGTCAGGTCGTTTATGCCAATCCAGCATTTGTCAGGATCACGGGGTACCCCGAGTCCGAAGTTTTGGGAAGGAACTGTTCCTTTCTCCAGGGAAGCGATACGGATCAGGCCGAAATCCGACAAATCAGACAGGCGCTTTCCTCCGGAACCTCTTTTCATGGAGTCCTTCGAAATTATCGGAAAGATGGCTCCCTTTTCTATAATGAACTCAGCATTTCTCCGGTCACCAATTCCGATGGAGCTGTCCAGTATTTTGTCGGCTATCAGCAGGATGTGACCCAGGAGAAGCGCCGGACCCTGTTTCTTGAGATGCTCATCGGAATCGGGGAGTTGCTGAACGAGACACTTTTCGAACAATCCAACGAATCCATCCTGGAAATTGTCAATGAGCAAATCATCCGGACATCGCTTTTTCATATCGCTTCGGTGAGCGAGGTGAAGGGGACGAATGAGATCTGTTATTTGTCTGCCGTGGGTCCGGGTGTTTCTTCCGTTCCGGCTGTTTGCGGAAACCCGGCGGCCGGTCCCTGTCCACTGACCCTTCGCGCCTGGGGTTCAAACGAGATCGCTTTCGACAACCATTATCCGGACAACCCTGAACGTCAGGCGATCAAGGGCGTCATGGTCGAGCAGAAATGGTACAGCGCGGTTATTGTGCCCATTGTAACGGCTGGGAAAATGTCTTATGGCCTTGGTTTTGTCTCTGCCCTGTACGGAGTTTTCGACGCGGAAGCCATTTCGTCGCTTCAGCGCATCAAGACAATGATCGAAGATTTTTTTGCCAGGAAGCTTGAGTTTCTGAGCCGGGTGGAACTCTCCAAGAGAGACCCGATGACCGGTCTGGTCAACCGGATGGCTTTTGGGGAGATCTTTTCCGAAGTGCTTTTCCGGACCCGGCAAAAGGAGACCCTGACGGCGATCGTCTATGTCGATCTCGACGGGTTCAAGGTGATCAATGACAGTTACGGACATGAGGCTGGTGACCGGGTCCTGACAGTGGTCGGTGAACGGCTGCGCCATGTGATACGGGCTGGTGATACGGCCGTTCGGCTTGGCGGAGACGAGTTCCTGCTGTTACTGGAAGGGATGGACAGCCTCCCGGAGATCGATTCCTTTCTTGAGAGAATCGCCGGAGTGATCGGGATGCCGATCGTTTGGAAAGATGTGCAATTTACGATTCAGGCCAGTTTTGGCGTAACGATCTTCCCAACGGATTCCGGGGATGTTGATGCGCTTCTGCACCATGCTGACCAGGCCATGTATATCCATAAGAGATCCGACAGGCAGACACGGGGCCCTTATGTCCTTTACGATCCGCTCGAGAACTCTTTCCATCGAAAGTAA